TTCATTACTCAATAAAAGATGATTAGTGACCACTGTAGTGTGGTCACTGAGCACAAGGTGTCTCTGTTTGACTGCTCTTTTGTTCTTCGTCTTCTACAGGAAGGTGTAACCTCCATGACCAGCCACTGGAGCCGTCTGTACTTTATGACCTTTTACATAGTTACCATGGTGAGTGCTGTGTTGCGTTACTGTCTGTATTGCGTTAGTGTGCATCATGTGTGATTTGTTGTCTGCGCCTCCTACAGGTGGTGATGACCATTATTGTAGCATTCATTCTGGATGCATTTGTGTTTCGGATGAACTACAGCCGCAAAAACAGAGAGCCACTGGAAAACCCAGAAGGTGAGACTGAGTGTGCGTTGGGATCTTTGTGTGAACCTGCATTGAGTGTGTAAGACTTAAACGGCTGTAATAAATGAGATAATCAGCTACTGGTGCTGTGTAAAAGTATCATGGTTAGTGAGTCCCCATAATGTATGTATTTGTACGTACCCCAGATGAAAACGGAATAGTGTTTGAAGTAGAAGTAAGTCGAGACGAAGCTCTGGCCACGCTGGAGCTGTACAAACAGATTTGCCCAGGCCAGTCCTCCCTCAGCTCCCTGACGAGGGTCCTACAGGCTATGGACAGAAGTGGGGTGGGTACACACAGTAACAAACTGTATCTACTCTTCACATGCAGTCTCACTCCGTCCTTCttgcctttgtgtgtgcagcacacGTCTCTGGTTTACCTGGGCCGCAGGTCCAGGACCAAGAGTGACCTCAGTATGAAAATGtatgaggaggagatgcaggTAAGAAGCACGAGGTGATTATGAGCGACCGTAGTTCTGTTTCGGCCTTCTGACGTTTTCCGTGTCTTGCTTCCTCAGGAATGGTATGCAGAATACTCCAGGGAAAGCTTGCCTCAACCTGACCAAAGCCTGGAGCGGGAGCTGGACAGTCCCGTCTCTGACCCGTGTCCCTTCCCAGAGCCTCGGCTCAACTCTCACACTGGACCTCGCAGCATCAACTGATGCTCAGTGTGCATCATCTCAGTATTTTTATAAAGCTAAAAGTATTACTCGAGGTATTCTCAAGTTCAACTGTCGTTATCTGCCCCGGTGGGAAGCTAGTCTGGAGACTGTTGGACTGATGTGACAGTGAGGCTGGTACTGAAGCACTGCAGTTACAGTTCCTGTGGCTCAGATCGGTGCATTGAGCACTGCCCCTTTTCATTGGTGTTTAAAAGAGTCTGGCAAATGTTGAGGGAACCTGAACTACTACATGTTGTGTACATGTACTGCAGTAGGCCTCTTGTGACTTCACATAGAACTTAATCCTGATGCCGTAGTTTAATAACGGCTGATATTAACAAACACTACTAAGTTCTCTAAAGACCAAAAGAACCAAGACTTACACTCCTTTTAGCTCAACCCAACAGAATAACTAGTGTTATTTCTGGACTAATGTGTCAGCAGGATCaaagtattttacttttatataaCTTCTTTTTCTGTATTGTATTTGAgttagttaaaaaaataaatacaaaaaattaataaacaaGTTAACTTAAGCGACTTAAAGTGTTTTTCCATCACTtagtattttatttatatatatatatatatatatatatatatatatatatatatatataaaaagcatCACAGTGCTACAGACTGTAGAAACAGAAACCAAACCAAATGATTTAATTACTTAAAAGCAGCACTTTAAAAGGGTAATtacaacattttcatttacagtaactgaagTTCGTGTCTTACATATATGTACAAAACACGTACTTAAAACAAAAGGGTGAAAAAAGGCACAGTGGGATTAGTTTAAACTCTCCCTGAGCTATAAAATGTTTGTCACTTTTTTTGGTTGGCTTCACCAACGAGCCAGAGGTCGACTTTACGTAATTAGACAAACTCACTctcaattattttaaaaacagtgCATTAAATCAAAGGCAGAAGATGATGTGCAGCCTCCATTCCAGTGTGtcactctgcatcatcatcctTTGTTTCAGGCCTCAGTGTCCTGTCTTTACAGTGTGGATCTTTCCAAACTCCGCGAGCAGTGCAATGACAAGGAAGACGGCGTAGAACGAGAGCAGAAAGATCCCGTAGGGCCGACCCAGGTGAAAGCGGCACAGCGGGACAATGACGAAGGACAGGACCAGCGACAAACCCAGCGAGCCGACCAGAATCCACGTCAGCAAACCCTGTAGTTCAAActgagaagagaggaggagacgggccgTGTAGCTGCACTTCCTGACATTCCACAAAGAAATAATGAAATTCTGATCTGTGACTGAGGATTACCTGTacattttcatgtgttttaaCCATCTGCACCAGACAACCCAAACCTACTCCAATCAGCATATCTGAAGGACGCACAGTCAAGGTTCATTCTTTAAACATTAACTTTCTTTAAATTACTCTGCTCTGAAGCTCGATCAGGATACTGAAAATGATGCCTCCAAAGCAGGCGGAGATGGCCATTCGTGGGTAACCTTGTCGGGCGATGGTGATGTCAGAAAAACAGTCTGAAAAGGGAAAACGACACGCACACgtcacgcacaaacacaggactGTGGTCTGAGAGATGAGCGGGGACACGGGTAAAGGTTTAACCTCCGATGCTGTTGCCCCAGGCCAGCAGCGTCAGGCCCAGTACAGTGGTGCTGAGGCTCAGCACCACCCCGAGCATGTGGAGGAGGCTGACCACCTCAGAGGCCAGCGCGCTAATCAGCACGGCACTCACCACGAAGCCCAGCagagagagcagctggaggaaacaACGAGGCAAACTTAGGAGTCGCAACATTCCGCTTCAAAGCTTCTTCGTATATTATTTATGAAAATACTTACCGACTGATATTTGGGAGGGTGGTCGTTGGTGGTGGCGCAGAAAACGATAGCAGAAAGGAAAAGTCCAAGCAGAAAAACCAGCAGCCACAGGGGAAATTCGCCTTGGATCATATAAGTGCCATCTAACAGTTCAGAACCAAAATATTAGAAAAGAGCAATTCGCCCAAGTGTTTGACTGCAATATGACACACTTACATATTCCAGACTGGAAGGTGAACACGCACACGAGCGGAGCAGTGATCAGATGAAGGCAGTTCAAAGGGCGCCTCCAGTTCTTGTCCTCTTTGTCAGGGTCCACAACCgggatgcagagcagcagcaggacctcTACGGGTGTCTGGATAACGCGTCATGTCATCAGTCCGGTTCCTCCATGTGAATGATGGACGCCATGTGTCCACCAGCAGACCCACCTTCAGCACTTTaagcagcctccagctccacggtttcctcctccacttcctgttgtccACCGGGTTCAGCGAGCTCAGCAGGATCTGACTCGTGGACTCAGAGTAGGGCAGCAGCGGCCTGTACTCCGTCGCGAAATCAGCCCCGTTCCTCCCGTAATCTGGTTGCACGGCTCTGGAACCCAGGCGGGGAACGTCGTCATCGTCCGACGAGTCCGACGAGTTAAACTCCACTGCTGCAAAAGAAACCAAAGTCATTAGTGAAGCTGTTTCTTCCTGTTGTATTCTtagaagggggagggggggtccaACCTGAAATATGTGAGGCATTCTGGACACTGGTGTTGGTTGCATGTTTCTGCCGGTTGTAGACGTACGCGCTGACGATGACAGTGATGACATACACCGCGTAGAGGGCCAGGTATCCTGGAACAAGACAATTTTAGAGCCCATGTATTTTAACATAGACCTGGCTTTCATGCAAGAAGCCCAAACAACGTGTGTGCACTGTGTTTGCGTGACGCGTACCCAGTATTTCTCCCAGCGTGGTGGTTCCCCTGTACAGTATCACAAACGTCCAAAACACCGCCACCATGTAGAAGATGACGTCGCGCAGGAACGGACGAGAGGCCACGGCAAAAGGTTTGACCAGCGCCACGCTGCCGGCGACGACCGTGGTGACGAAGATACCGGCgcctgtggaggcagagggcgTCAGGCCTAACGTAGGCCGATACCattaattatgtgtgtgtgtgtgtgtgtgagtgtgagtgtctGCCCACCGAATAGAGCTCCCACAGCGAGGCCAGCCGTGTGTGGGTAGGAGAAAGCCGCCATGGCGCTGAAGATGTCCGGGGCGCCGTTGCCCAGAGCCAGGAACGTCACGCCCTCAGCACGGACGACAGTCAAGGAAGAGGATCCTGGGAAAAACTAGCTGACGTCTAAATAACAAACCAGGAGTCCGCAGACTTGAACGCACCTCCAAAGATGCAAGTAAAGGATACGGCAACGTTGTGCGTGAGGTGCAGGCTGGTGGAGATGGTCGACAGGTTGGGACAGAAACTGCGAACACACGGGTACAAAGTAAGTGACCTGGGCTTGAAGCTCAAATAGCATCCACATattctctttgtttctttgtccaATATTTAAACAGGTTCCACGGTGAACTGCAGCGTGTGAAGTGACGTGGGAGGATCCAAAAAAGCAGAATCTGTGCAATGAACTTCCTCAAACTTTCGTTTGAGGAAATCTCAAGTGAAACAGTGATGAAGAACTGCCTGTAGTCTTGTGACTCATGATGGGGGGGGCTGTAAAAGTGGAATTTCTGCAGCTCTGTAATAATGGACAAATTACTAACGTGAAGTGTTAAGATACTCTGGAAAGATGACAGACACTCACAACTTAGACGCTGCAAGTCCAAGGACAAGAAACAAGAAGAGCAGCCACAGAACCTGCGGAGACGCAGAGGAAAGGAAGGTCAGACGCTTTGGTTGGAgctgacgatgatgatgatgatgatgatgatgatgcggCAAAGTTTGACTGTGATAAAAGCGGCCCAGCTCCTACTTCTCCTTTGAGAGAAGTGGAGAGAAACTGTCAGAGAGCGACACGACACCCCGGGACGTTGACAAGTCACGTTCCTCCGCAGCTTCCTCAAAACACAGATCTTACACAGAGCGTGACGGCGAGGGGCGTGAGGCTGGGGGGCAGCAGGCAGAAGGCCACCTGCAGGTAGTTGATGAAGCCGCCCTCCATGTCACAGTCCGGCGTGTCCTTCACGAACGCGCAGCGGTCTGCGGCGCTGACGTTCATCACGTCGTGACACTaagcaaacacattaaaaaaaaagagcaaaaacataCGTTTTTATTGCTCTTTGTTGACAGGacccacaaatacaaaaaacaggaacatgGTTTCACTGTGTGGTGATGAATCCGGCCTGCTGTACTTTGCACCTGTGCCAACCAGTGGCTCTCTGTAGATCTTTACATACACAGTATGCTTTAAATACACTCACAGGCCACTTGTTTATGGTTATAATGCACTTCAGTACAACTCCACTGACCCCTAAGGCCTTAATAATTGACATATATTGACAGTCCTATTCACTTTCAACTCCTTGCTTGTCTGTAAACCAAGGGTGTGATGGGATTTTAGATAACAATAAGTATGCAGATAAACAGTATTGATCCCACAGTGTGGAAATTCAACAGTTAAAGCAGCTACAAAAACACAGTAAGGTGCAAAAACAATgagaaatagaaaatgtgcaacgaataaaaaacattttacacatgaagtgTCTAGGATAAAGTGTAATCATGAATGCAGGCTACTGCATTCATTAACTACAACAGTAGTGCTTCATCACAATAGGTTTATTGTAGATCATCTCCAGCCCCTACGATGAACAGCGCATCACAAGGGACAGACCCCGTCCTCAGTAAtgaccaacaacaacacactgatgtGGGGGGTCAAGGAAATACATTATACATTCATGCCAACGCGCTCCTTTCCGTCATGTGACCGCTGCAAAGCACCTGACGAACTGCCAGCTTTGAATAAACCGCTTACAAATATTAAAGCCAGAGCGGAGATCGGTTCACACGCattaggaaaaaaacagaagaaccgAGTTGAACTCAAGTCCCAGTCAGAATGTGTGAAATGTCACCGACCTCATTGTTGTTGACCTGAACCATCTTGGCCAGTGTGTTGTCAAGCTGCTTCCGGAGCTACCTGGAGGCTGAGGTGAGCGGctgcggacgcggacgcggacgcgacGGCACCGACAGCGGAGACGGGAAAACAGCGACAGTCCCGATCCACTTTATCCTGGAGCCGCGTCCATGCCGCCGCTGCGACTCCTGCGCTCTGTTGTTTACTCCTGCGATCCGGATCTTACCGAGTCAATAGAACCGGAAAAGGGAAACATAAATAAGCCCCAGATCCAGTTCTTATAATGTTACCGCCTACAGCCTGGTCGCGAAGCTCCTCGTGAATCCGTGTAACTCTAGCCTTCTCCTAAGCCCCGCCCACTGTCATTCCAGACACGTGACGCATTCACGGACTTTTTTAAAACTCAGACCTATCGGACCAAAGCTACGTTGATATAtagtgcaaaaaaaaatataaaaaacacatacatgcacagaAAATAGTATTGGACCATAggcattattttatttatgtcaaAAGCgttccatatatatatatatacacaagtAATAATTCAGTGTTACAGGTCacttcctcctgcctctgacCTTTGCTTTCATGTTACGTGAATCCTTGTTTACTCCTGTTCTTGAAGTGTCTGGTGCACCCAGGCCCCTCGAATTACTAAAAATGACGTCATATTCATTCCAGGTACTTCACCTTCATAAGTATATCAGTGTCATCATCTAGTATTTTCAATATGTTTTACATAAAGAACACGTTGTTTTTG
Above is a window of Betta splendens chromosome 9, fBetSpl5.4, whole genome shotgun sequence DNA encoding:
- the slc8b1 gene encoding mitochondrial sodium/calcium exchanger protein gives rise to the protein MVQVNNNECHDVMNVSAADRCAFVKDTPDCDMEGGFINYLQVAFCLLPPSLTPLAVTLCVLWLLFLFLVLGLAASKFFCPNLSTISTSLHLTHNVAGVTFLALGNGAPDIFSAMAAFSYPHTAGLAVGALFGAGIFVTTVVAGSVALVKPFAVASRPFLRDVIFYMVAVFWTFVILYRGTTTLGEILGYLALYAVYVITVIVSAYVYNRQKHATNTSVQNASHISAVEFNSSDSSDDDDVPRLGSRAVQPDYGRNGADFATEYRPLLPYSESTSQILLSSLNPVDNRKWRRKPWSWRLLKVLKTPVEVLLLLCIPVVDPDKEDKNWRRPLNCLHLITAPLVCVFTFQSGIYGTYMIQGEFPLWLLVFLLGLFLSAIVFCATTNDHPPKYQSLLSLLGFVVSAVLISALASEVVSLLHMLGVVLSLSTTVLGLTLLAWGNSIGDCFSDITIARQGYPRMAISACFGGIIFNMLIGVGLGCLVQMVKTHENVQFELQGLLTWILVGSLGLSLVLSFVIVPLCRFHLGRPYGIFLLSFYAVFLVIALLAEFGKIHTVKTGH